The Aureitalea marina genome includes a window with the following:
- a CDS encoding porin family protein has protein sequence MRIKLLIVLGAFLLISPSVNSQVLLSLIFGEKLNSDGIEFGLEGGYNFSDLGTLDADGTLSAFNLGFYFDIRLKDQWRLYTGTLVKMRMGDSDLSDADLAFLGVEKEDEEGTYQQQVGYFLVPALLNYRFDNRLYVEIGPQFGLRHQAKVVFEAEDGDRSTRVEIKNKDATNPIEVGASAGFGYRFREKNSMSIGVRYFYGFTNVYKGVNGSNNRSLFIKLNVPIGAGKKKEKEEEKSATDGS, from the coding sequence ATGCGCATCAAACTACTTATTGTCCTCGGGGCATTCCTCCTTATCTCACCATCAGTCAACTCGCAAGTCTTACTCTCTCTGATCTTCGGAGAAAAACTCAATTCCGATGGGATAGAATTTGGTTTGGAGGGAGGCTATAACTTCTCCGATCTGGGGACTTTGGATGCCGATGGCACCCTTTCGGCCTTCAATCTTGGTTTCTATTTTGACATTCGATTGAAAGATCAGTGGAGATTATATACGGGAACCCTAGTCAAAATGAGGATGGGAGATTCCGACCTCAGCGATGCAGACCTGGCCTTTCTGGGCGTTGAAAAGGAAGATGAGGAAGGAACGTACCAACAACAGGTAGGTTATTTCCTCGTTCCTGCGCTACTCAATTACCGTTTCGACAACCGACTTTATGTAGAGATTGGTCCGCAGTTTGGATTACGTCACCAGGCTAAAGTGGTTTTCGAGGCCGAGGATGGAGACCGCTCTACGCGCGTAGAGATCAAGAACAAGGATGCGACCAATCCCATTGAAGTCGGAGCCTCGGCCGGATTTGGCTATCGGTTCCGAGAGAAGAACAGCATGAGTATTGGGGTCCGTTACTTTTACGGATTTACCAATGTCTACAAAGGTGTTAATGGCAGCAATAACCGCTCTTTATTCATAAAACTCAACGTGCCCATAGGCGCCGGAAAGAAAAAAGAAAAAGAAGAGGAAAAATCCGCAACTGATGGAAGCTGA
- the cls gene encoding cardiolipin synthase, translating into MIYDLTTIGGVIALIFHLCVVIWSLYTLIKDGSRPERVWAWIVVILLIPIFGVIFYWFFGMNLRKKKIFDLKQSIDEKALEEFVLTYSAKAEQMIAHREDQTQTYIHLIRLLTKTSLSLISFNNKVNLLHDGPDTFKSIFEACERAEKYIHLQYYIFIDGDLIDRFLELFERKIKAGVQVRLIYDGLGSWDLSRKNIRRFKEVGVKVEPFMPVKFGQLARVNYRNHRKILIVDGKVGFTGGINVDDKYIYDDPLLGHWTDTHLRIEGMAVNFLHFVFLTDWLFVSGENLIQDGILVDPPHIGNTPLQIIASGPDTDYPGILQQYLYVLYQAKKYVYIVNPYIVPDATLSMALKTVALSGVEVRIIVPANSESAAIHWTVQSYFGRFLKAGVKIYLFQEGFIHSKVILSDDVVCSVGTANMDIRSFEQNFEVNAMMYDKEVTMEMKKQFNYFLSKSKLLTLEEHDKRPASDRVKERLARLSSPLM; encoded by the coding sequence GTGATCTACGACCTTACTACCATTGGCGGGGTAATCGCACTGATCTTTCACTTATGTGTTGTCATCTGGTCCTTGTACACGTTGATCAAAGATGGCAGCCGTCCAGAGCGCGTTTGGGCCTGGATAGTTGTTATCCTGCTGATCCCTATTTTCGGAGTTATTTTCTATTGGTTCTTTGGGATGAACTTGAGAAAGAAAAAGATCTTCGATCTCAAACAATCCATAGATGAAAAGGCCCTGGAGGAATTTGTCCTGACTTATTCGGCCAAGGCCGAACAAATGATCGCGCATCGGGAAGATCAAACTCAGACCTATATTCACTTGATCCGCTTATTGACCAAGACGAGTCTATCGCTGATCTCCTTCAACAACAAAGTGAATCTGCTTCACGATGGACCGGACACCTTTAAGTCTATTTTTGAAGCTTGTGAACGAGCGGAAAAGTATATCCACCTACAATACTATATATTTATTGACGGTGACCTGATCGATCGATTCTTGGAATTATTCGAGAGAAAGATCAAAGCCGGGGTTCAAGTGAGGTTGATCTATGATGGATTAGGTAGTTGGGATCTTTCCCGCAAGAACATCAGACGATTCAAAGAGGTTGGAGTTAAGGTGGAGCCCTTTATGCCGGTCAAGTTTGGACAGTTGGCCCGGGTGAACTACCGCAATCACAGAAAGATACTCATCGTCGATGGGAAGGTTGGGTTCACCGGTGGGATCAATGTAGACGATAAATACATTTACGACGACCCACTTCTGGGACATTGGACCGATACACATCTAAGGATAGAAGGAATGGCCGTCAATTTCCTTCACTTTGTCTTTTTGACGGATTGGCTCTTTGTTTCCGGAGAAAATCTGATCCAGGATGGAATCCTGGTGGATCCTCCACATATTGGGAATACTCCCTTACAGATCATTGCCAGCGGGCCAGATACTGACTATCCCGGTATTTTACAACAGTATTTATATGTGCTCTACCAGGCCAAGAAGTATGTCTACATCGTGAACCCCTATATCGTTCCGGACGCAACACTATCCATGGCATTGAAGACCGTTGCGCTTAGTGGTGTAGAGGTTCGGATCATTGTACCAGCAAATTCTGAATCGGCGGCCATTCACTGGACAGTTCAGTCCTATTTTGGTCGTTTCTTAAAAGCAGGCGTTAAGATCTATCTGTTCCAGGAAGGCTTTATTCATTCCAAGGTCATCTTGAGTGACGATGTGGTCTGTTCGGTGGGTACGGCCAATATGGACATCCGCAGTTTTGAGCAGAATTTTGAGGTGAACGCCATGATGTACGATAAGGAGGTTACTATGGAGATGAAGAAGCAATTCAACTATTTCCTTTCCAAGAGCAAACTTTTGACGCTCGAAGAACATGACAAGCGACCTGCATCAGACCGTGTCAAGGAGCGCTTGGCCCGCTTGAGCAGTCCATTGATGTGA
- a CDS encoding mechanosensitive ion channel family protein → MELLSSEGGYLISSGIVLVITFIVGVLFKRGYNRLIENSNTRISEDPTKYKFIGHIGLAMIYLIGFGIAIYMIPSLRTLAQSMLAGAGIMAVVIGFAAQNAFSNIVSGVFIIIFKPFRINSRIQVKEFVGVVEDITLRHTILKNFSNQRIVVPNSVISSEFIVNSNLNDSRTTRWIEIGISYDSDIDLAKHIMMEESLNHPLRIDARTDEQIEAGELEVPVRVVQLGDFSVTLRAWVWGKDPSDAFILYCELLESIKKRFDREGIEIPYPYRTIVQKKV, encoded by the coding sequence ATGGAACTACTTTCTTCTGAAGGCGGATATTTGATCTCATCAGGGATCGTTTTGGTCATCACCTTTATTGTCGGAGTCCTTTTCAAGCGTGGATATAATCGCTTAATAGAGAATTCCAATACAAGGATATCCGAAGATCCTACCAAATACAAATTCATTGGACATATAGGTTTGGCAATGATTTATTTAATTGGTTTTGGAATTGCGATCTACATGATCCCCAGTCTGCGAACACTTGCCCAATCCATGTTAGCGGGAGCCGGAATAATGGCAGTAGTAATAGGTTTTGCAGCCCAAAATGCATTCTCAAACATCGTGAGTGGAGTTTTCATTATAATATTTAAACCCTTTAGAATAAATTCAAGGATACAGGTTAAAGAATTTGTTGGGGTTGTCGAAGACATTACTCTTCGGCATACAATATTGAAAAATTTCAGTAATCAGCGTATCGTAGTTCCTAATTCTGTGATCAGTTCTGAATTTATTGTCAATTCCAATTTAAATGATAGCCGCACAACGCGTTGGATAGAAATAGGGATAAGCTATGATAGTGATATTGACCTTGCCAAGCATATAATGATGGAAGAATCATTAAATCATCCTTTACGAATTGATGCCAGAACCGACGAACAGATTGAAGCCGGCGAACTTGAAGTTCCGGTCAGAGTGGTACAATTAGGAGATTTTTCTGTCACGCTCAGAGCATGGGTCTGGGGAAAAGACCCTTCTGATGCCTTTATTTTATACTGTGAGTTATTGGAGTCGATCAAAAAACGATTTGATCGTGAAGGTATTGAGATTCCCTATCCTTACCGAACCATTGTGCAGAAGAAAGTTTAA
- a CDS encoding DUF3124 domain-containing protein: protein MKLKYIILAGISFLVLTTSCELRADRSVKPDMEWMQRPTASLKSGLLNNGKTYLAVNPSIYDQSNTGLINLTTTVSLRNLDPEREIQLNSIQLYDTAGKLVKAYIDAPILMQPLETLQLIIVHEDNSGGTGANFIFDWSTQPLGIEPRFDAVMISTYGQGISFQFEGIRVK, encoded by the coding sequence ATGAAATTAAAGTACATCATTTTAGCGGGGATTAGTTTCTTGGTATTGACGACCTCCTGTGAGTTGCGTGCGGATCGGTCGGTCAAACCGGATATGGAATGGATGCAGCGTCCTACGGCTAGTTTGAAATCCGGTCTGCTGAATAATGGTAAGACCTACTTGGCGGTAAACCCCAGTATCTACGATCAGTCCAATACGGGCCTGATCAACCTGACGACCACGGTGAGTTTAAGGAATTTGGACCCGGAACGGGAGATACAGTTAAACAGTATTCAGTTATACGATACAGCGGGAAAATTGGTGAAGGCCTATATAGATGCGCCCATCTTGATGCAGCCGCTTGAAACGCTACAACTGATCATTGTACATGAGGACAATTCCGGAGGTACCGGAGCTAACTTCATCTTTGACTGGTCCACTCAACCCTTGGGAATTGAACCGCGATTTGATGCTGTGATGATCTCGACCTATGGACAAGGTATCAGCTTTCAATTTGAGGGGATCAGGGTAAAATAA
- a CDS encoding patatin-like phospholipase family protein, with translation MNKTLGIAFAGGGVKVTFSMGFVEVLQRHGIQATHVSGTSAGAMASAFYALGYPAKEVLEIFKGIKIYSLSSITWTKAGMLDMESVAKDFEPHFSGKNFETLPIKVSVVTTNLIEGRAQIFDSGPMVKPLLASCAFPGVFSPVEIDGVLFADGGIINNFPVEQVEPHVDKTLGLYVSPLRAMGKDDFKNTFTVLDRIYRISNRADSMEKFKDCDWLVNPEELIDYGTFSMSSMDELYELGKRYGEQQIDDIVAGLAE, from the coding sequence ATGAACAAAACACTCGGTATTGCATTTGCCGGTGGAGGGGTGAAGGTTACATTTTCCATGGGCTTTGTTGAGGTGTTGCAGCGACATGGAATTCAAGCTACTCATGTATCAGGGACCAGTGCAGGAGCAATGGCCTCCGCTTTTTATGCACTTGGTTATCCAGCCAAGGAAGTATTGGAGATCTTTAAAGGAATCAAGATATATTCACTCTCTTCTATTACCTGGACCAAGGCCGGTATGTTGGATATGGAATCTGTTGCCAAGGATTTTGAGCCTCATTTTTCCGGTAAGAATTTTGAGACCCTCCCCATAAAAGTATCTGTGGTTACTACCAACCTGATCGAAGGTCGTGCGCAGATATTTGATAGCGGCCCTATGGTCAAACCCTTACTGGCATCCTGCGCCTTTCCGGGCGTTTTCAGCCCGGTAGAGATCGATGGCGTACTATTTGCCGATGGAGGAATCATCAATAATTTTCCGGTGGAACAGGTGGAACCCCATGTAGATAAAACCTTAGGGCTTTATGTGAGTCCGCTCAGGGCTATGGGCAAGGATGATTTTAAAAATACCTTTACGGTGTTGGATCGGATTTATCGTATTTCAAACCGGGCAGATTCCATGGAGAAATTCAAGGATTGTGACTGGCTGGTGAATCCTGAAGAATTAATAGATTACGGTACATTCTCGATGAGCAGTATGGATGAGTTATACGAATTGGGTAAGCGATATGGCGAGCAACAGATCGATGATATAGTTGCCGGTCTCGCTGAATAA
- a CDS encoding DUF2141 domain-containing protein, protein MKKIGLLLLMGLMMAAMPVTETTDHKLNIEIRNINKAKGKILLAIYSDKEHYLDSEYAIAAEGVVTKTGSLTITVKIPFGEYAIGAFHDINDNGELDTNGLGIPNEPYGFSHGKKGTFGPPSFNAAKFEFSQDGQVHGINL, encoded by the coding sequence ATGAAAAAGATCGGGTTACTTCTTCTAATGGGTTTGATGATGGCAGCCATGCCAGTGACTGAAACAACGGATCATAAATTGAACATTGAGATCAGGAATATAAATAAAGCCAAAGGGAAGATCCTTTTGGCCATCTATTCGGATAAAGAACATTACCTGGATTCTGAGTATGCTATTGCAGCTGAAGGCGTTGTGACCAAAACAGGAAGTCTGACCATTACGGTAAAGATTCCTTTTGGAGAATATGCCATAGGTGCTTTTCACGATATTAATGACAATGGGGAACTAGATACCAATGGCCTAGGTATTCCTAATGAACCCTATGGTTTTTCTCATGGAAAAAAAGGGACTTTTGGTCCACCTTCCTTTAACGCTGCCAAGTTCGAATTCTCTCAAGATGGGCAGGTCCACGGGATCAACCTTTGA
- a CDS encoding ATP-binding cassette domain-containing protein, which produces MIETSKLTKKYGDLTALDQLDLQVQGGEIYCLLGANGAGKTTTINRLLGFISPTSGSAFINQLNIQTNGKATKRFLAYIFLVFNDTNIDAFDPV; this is translated from the coding sequence ATGATCGAAACCAGCAAATTAACCAAGAAATATGGGGATCTAACGGCACTTGACCAATTGGATCTCCAAGTACAAGGCGGAGAGATCTACTGCCTGCTAGGAGCTAATGGAGCAGGGAAAACGACTACCATCAATCGTTTACTCGGCTTTATCTCTCCAACTTCTGGCAGCGCTTTCATCAACCAACTTAATATACAGACAAACGGGAAAGCCACTAAGAGATTCCTGGCTTATATCTTTCTCGTTTTTAACGACACCAATATCGACGCATTTGACCCTGTGTAA
- a CDS encoding MerC domain-containing protein, with the protein MNIQQLDTKSDLVGAFASGLCMLHCLATPFLFTLPTAGHGEHAHPDNFWWGILDILFLVISAFAVYHSAKNTSKSWVKYAMTICWLGLAAIILNEKLSVVHIAEFAIYIPALALVTLHLYNQKYCQCQEENCCV; encoded by the coding sequence ATGAATATCCAACAACTGGACACAAAATCGGATTTAGTAGGGGCATTTGCCAGTGGACTCTGCATGCTGCATTGTTTGGCGACTCCATTCCTATTTACCCTGCCTACGGCGGGACATGGAGAACATGCCCATCCGGATAATTTTTGGTGGGGAATACTGGATATCTTATTCCTGGTAATCTCAGCTTTTGCCGTTTATCATTCTGCCAAAAATACGTCTAAGTCCTGGGTAAAATATGCTATGACGATCTGCTGGCTAGGATTGGCAGCGATTATTTTAAACGAGAAACTATCGGTGGTTCACATAGCTGAATTTGCCATTTATATACCCGCACTGGCGTTAGTGACCTTGCATCTCTACAACCAAAAATATTGCCAGTGCCAAGAAGAAAACTGTTGCGTTTGA
- a CDS encoding LysR substrate-binding domain-containing protein: MITYFLSGITWWHIGVDLVIDRQKITSKKIFSDYPLLFREQVSATRNAMKTFIRKQNLPSYKQMTLTSNEALKQAVIAGLGYSIMPSDLRTPYNKRISGSFRLKACPEPPTATLSGLSPRTSLLRPSPSWSTWKRTRPTSSMNHLIGLKPISVLLDVK, from the coding sequence TTGATAACATATTTCCTGTCTGGGATTACCTGGTGGCATATTGGTGTCGACCTGGTGATAGACCGTCAAAAGATAACATCCAAAAAGATTTTTTCAGACTACCCTTTACTCTTTCGAGAGCAAGTTTCGGCCACCAGAAATGCGATGAAGACCTTTATCCGGAAGCAAAACCTGCCCAGCTACAAACAGATGACCTTAACCAGTAATGAGGCCTTAAAACAGGCGGTAATAGCCGGCCTGGGATACTCCATCATGCCATCGGACTTAAGAACGCCTTACAACAAGAGGATATCCGGATCATTCCGTTTAAAGGCCTGCCCAGAACCACCCACTGCAACCTTATCTGGCTTAAGTCCAAGAACCTCTCTCCTACGGCCCTCGCCTTCTTGGAGTACTTGGAAGAGAACAAGGCCAACATCATCGATGAATCATTTGATTGGTTTGAAGCCTATTAGCGTACTTCTGGATGTAAAATGA
- a CDS encoding metal-dependent hydrolase family protein, giving the protein MKPIKLLFLISCFLLHGFFNAQEKVDRYTLIQNVNIFDGVTSQLNTNQQVLIKNNLIDQISANISAPRGATVIDGQGMTLMPGLIEGHGHLQMNGSSISDIENNRNWEELAVRSVVNAENALMSGFTSWRDAGGMGAGLKKTIDAGLLAGPRIYPSGGFIGPTGSHADFRNFNTPNETMNGVLSNGGRLGMTLTADGVDAIKAAARQNFMQGASQIKIMSSGGVVSQFDPWQLDAYSEEEIRAAVEIADAYGSYVLSHAYSKKSIMRCLKNGVKTIEHCFMFDGDVARLMEEKGAYMTTNMQAFSPALSQVSAISASPASARKANSAQKAFENYLDNVRQYRPKLGFQGDCVGMPEACNKQNDHQIYLGAEFFGNHYWLKALTSVNGEILKLSGEVLDPYPEGKLGVIEVGAYADILIVDGNPLEDITVIGGNEKWFDAPVRDGIETMKVIMKDGVIYKNTLD; this is encoded by the coding sequence ATGAAACCTATCAAATTACTTTTCTTAATAAGTTGCTTTTTGCTTCACGGATTTTTCAATGCTCAGGAAAAAGTTGATCGCTACACCCTGATCCAAAATGTGAACATCTTTGACGGTGTAACTTCTCAACTAAATACGAATCAGCAGGTTTTGATCAAGAACAATCTCATCGATCAGATATCTGCTAACATCAGCGCACCCAGGGGTGCAACAGTTATCGATGGACAAGGGATGACGCTGATGCCTGGATTGATCGAAGGGCATGGACATTTGCAAATGAACGGGAGTTCGATCAGTGACATTGAAAATAATCGAAACTGGGAAGAACTGGCCGTACGTTCAGTCGTCAATGCGGAAAATGCCTTGATGTCGGGCTTTACCTCTTGGAGAGATGCCGGGGGAATGGGAGCAGGTCTGAAGAAGACCATTGACGCAGGCCTATTGGCCGGACCAAGGATCTACCCCTCAGGAGGCTTTATTGGTCCTACAGGTTCTCATGCCGATTTCAGGAACTTCAACACACCGAATGAGACCATGAATGGTGTCCTATCCAATGGTGGAAGATTGGGAATGACCCTTACCGCGGATGGCGTTGATGCCATTAAAGCAGCTGCCAGGCAAAACTTTATGCAGGGTGCATCTCAAATTAAGATCATGTCCTCTGGCGGGGTAGTTTCACAATTTGACCCTTGGCAACTGGATGCTTATTCCGAAGAAGAGATCCGCGCGGCCGTTGAGATCGCCGACGCCTATGGTTCTTATGTTTTATCACATGCTTACAGTAAAAAATCCATAATGCGTTGTCTTAAGAATGGCGTGAAGACAATCGAGCACTGCTTTATGTTCGATGGAGACGTTGCCCGTTTAATGGAAGAGAAAGGTGCCTATATGACCACCAATATGCAGGCCTTCTCTCCTGCCCTGAGCCAGGTTTCGGCCATATCGGCCAGTCCTGCCTCAGCCCGTAAGGCCAATTCTGCACAAAAAGCCTTTGAAAATTATTTAGACAATGTACGACAGTACCGCCCTAAGCTTGGATTTCAAGGTGATTGCGTAGGAATGCCGGAAGCCTGCAACAAGCAAAACGACCACCAGATCTATTTAGGGGCAGAATTCTTTGGAAATCACTATTGGTTGAAAGCACTCACCTCAGTGAACGGTGAAATACTGAAACTATCCGGAGAGGTACTGGATCCGTATCCAGAAGGGAAACTCGGTGTGATCGAAGTGGGAGCCTATGCGGACATCCTGATCGTGGATGGAAATCCATTAGAGGACATCACGGTCATCGGTGGGAACGAAAAATGGTTTGACGCTCCGGTCCGTGATGGAATTGAGACCATGAAGGTGATTATGAAAGATGGAGTAATCTACAAGAACACCCTAGATTAA
- a CDS encoding carbohydrate porin: MQVSKLICKVLVSVSLLLAWGIHAQDKEQVKDSLGNFGGPDQVDNRIQRDKDVVKAWLEFPFLDGYFSFKERFAEKTDISFGLDYSNTFIGTNSDVGEGNASSGVFRLYGSWEPVGKKSGNSGALVFKVEHRHKYGDIPPKSLGLDMGYAGFIGAAYNNDGWRATNLYWRQRFADGRVALVGGFLDVTDFFDVYGLAVPWMHFSNLVFSTGVAAVNLPNDGYLGFAAGGWISQKVYVIAGIGDINSDPTDIFNGFDTFFNKNEYFKHLEVGVAGSQDYLFLDNIHLSLWQRDATSATGDPNGWGLVLSASKYINKIWYPFLRYAYTEDAGSLLQNSLSTGFGYQPVQGRDLLALGLNWGQVNETTFGSGLDDQFSFELFYRFQLSTRVAITPDIQYLINPALNPQQSSLFLYSIRGRIAL; this comes from the coding sequence ATGCAGGTCTCAAAGCTTATTTGTAAGGTCCTTGTATCTGTTTCGCTTTTATTGGCATGGGGAATACATGCCCAGGACAAAGAACAAGTAAAAGACAGCCTAGGCAACTTCGGCGGTCCCGATCAGGTAGATAACCGAATTCAGCGGGATAAGGATGTGGTCAAGGCCTGGTTGGAATTTCCTTTCCTGGATGGCTACTTCAGTTTTAAAGAGCGATTTGCCGAGAAAACCGATATCAGCTTTGGGCTGGACTATTCCAATACCTTCATTGGCACCAATTCCGATGTGGGCGAAGGCAATGCAAGCAGCGGTGTCTTTCGTTTATACGGTTCCTGGGAACCCGTGGGTAAAAAATCCGGCAATTCCGGAGCCCTGGTCTTTAAGGTAGAGCACCGCCACAAATACGGCGATATTCCTCCTAAAAGTTTGGGTCTGGATATGGGCTATGCGGGGTTTATTGGTGCAGCCTACAACAACGATGGTTGGCGCGCGACTAACTTATATTGGAGACAGCGTTTTGCCGATGGCCGGGTTGCCTTGGTTGGTGGATTCCTGGATGTGACGGACTTTTTCGATGTCTATGGTTTGGCGGTACCCTGGATGCACTTTTCCAACCTGGTCTTTTCTACCGGTGTGGCCGCTGTAAATCTTCCTAACGATGGCTACCTGGGTTTTGCTGCAGGTGGCTGGATCAGTCAGAAGGTCTATGTCATCGCCGGTATTGGTGACATTAACTCCGACCCCACCGATATCTTCAACGGCTTTGACACCTTTTTCAATAAGAACGAATATTTCAAACACCTGGAAGTTGGAGTGGCCGGCTCACAGGACTATCTGTTCCTGGACAACATCCACCTGAGTCTGTGGCAACGGGATGCAACTTCGGCTACCGGGGACCCCAATGGCTGGGGATTAGTCTTATCGGCATCCAAATACATCAATAAGATTTGGTATCCATTCTTGCGCTATGCTTACACCGAGGATGCGGGCAGCCTTCTGCAAAATTCCTTGTCCACCGGCTTTGGTTACCAACCCGTGCAGGGGCGAGACCTATTAGCCTTGGGGCTGAACTGGGGACAGGTGAACGAGACCACCTTTGGCTCAGGTCTGGACGATCAGTTTAGTTTCGAATTGTTCTACCGCTTTCAGCTATCGACCAGGGTGGCGATCACACCGGATATCCAATACCTGATCAATCCGGCTTTGAACCCTCAGCAGTCATCTCTATTTTTATACAGTATTCGGGGAAGGATCGCCCTCTAA
- a CDS encoding MBL fold metallo-hydrolase, whose product MSKVYIKFYGTRGSIPVCSRDVALFGGNTTCIAIYREKTKRLSILDAGTGIRNLGKDMKRFYGDQKDLSITFSHFHWDHIQGFPFFDPAYDPKMNINIQVFGKKMETGALRQIFAQQMREDYFPVSLDRMGATFHFESTADEIVSADGLKLTCIEQNHPGGSFGFRVDVDGVSFVICTDHEHGEEVEEKYVDFARGADLLIHDAQYTTGELATHKGWGHSSYDQCMELAERAGVKRLVFTHHDPDHNDEFLIKMEMKCQDRFKDSFMAREGMKISI is encoded by the coding sequence ATGTCTAAAGTCTACATCAAGTTTTATGGTACCCGCGGATCCATCCCGGTCTGTAGCAGAGATGTGGCTTTATTTGGTGGGAACACTACCTGTATTGCGATCTACCGGGAAAAGACCAAACGCCTATCCATACTGGATGCTGGTACAGGAATTCGAAATTTGGGCAAGGATATGAAACGCTTTTATGGCGATCAAAAGGACCTGAGCATCACCTTTAGTCATTTTCACTGGGATCACATACAAGGTTTTCCCTTCTTTGACCCGGCTTACGATCCGAAAATGAACATCAATATCCAGGTCTTTGGGAAGAAGATGGAAACGGGTGCTTTAAGGCAGATCTTTGCACAACAAATGCGGGAAGATTATTTCCCGGTTTCCTTAGACCGGATGGGTGCCACCTTCCACTTTGAATCGACAGCTGACGAAATCGTCAGCGCAGATGGACTGAAATTGACCTGTATTGAACAAAACCATCCAGGGGGTTCCTTTGGGTTTCGCGTAGATGTAGACGGGGTGAGTTTTGTGATCTGCACCGACCATGAGCACGGGGAGGAGGTCGAAGAAAAATACGTCGACTTTGCCCGAGGTGCCGACCTTTTGATACACGATGCCCAATATACTACAGGGGAATTGGCCACCCATAAAGGCTGGGGCCACAGCAGCTACGATCAATGCATGGAACTGGCGGAGCGGGCCGGAGTCAAGAGACTGGTTTTTACCCATCACGATCCAGATCACAATGATGAATTCCTGATCAAAATGGAAATGAAATGTCAGGACCGGTTTAAGGATAGCTTTATGGCCAGGGAAGGCATGAAAATATCAATCTGA
- a CDS encoding PQQ-dependent sugar dehydrogenase, translated as MHIRIALSILLLTGIHLISCAQRGNESVGLVTPSRDYTIQTVVPDLDNPWGMDWLPDGSMLITEKSGDLIHWVDGQKRMIAGVPDVYVRGQGGFMDVAVHPDYADNGFIFFTMASSEGPGDGGNTQLVRAKLSGNSLTEVTVLYKGTPNSRISRHWGSRIDFDDEGHVYFSIGDRADRDTNPQDITRDGGKIYRLNLDGSIPSDNPFVGEAGVKEAIYSYGHRNPQGMARHPETGQIWTHEHGPKGGDEVNVIQAGKNYGWPVISYGVNYSGSRFTDITKKEGMEQPIYYWVPSIAPCGMDFVTGDRYPDWKGDLLVGSLKFNYVELLRLDGDRVIGREKIAEDIGRVRNVRMGPDGYIYIGVEGQAILRIEPKS; from the coding sequence ATGCATATAAGAATTGCACTTTCCATCTTATTACTGACAGGAATTCACCTGATTTCCTGCGCCCAGCGAGGCAATGAATCTGTTGGTCTGGTCACTCCTTCGCGGGATTATACCATACAAACAGTCGTACCCGATCTGGACAACCCCTGGGGTATGGATTGGCTTCCCGATGGCAGCATGCTGATCACGGAGAAGTCTGGAGATCTGATCCACTGGGTGGATGGACAAAAGAGAATGATTGCGGGAGTTCCGGATGTCTATGTTCGTGGTCAAGGTGGATTTATGGATGTGGCTGTTCATCCGGATTATGCAGACAACGGTTTTATCTTTTTTACCATGGCCTCCTCCGAGGGGCCCGGTGACGGCGGAAACACCCAATTGGTGCGAGCCAAATTATCCGGAAATAGTCTAACAGAAGTGACCGTATTGTATAAAGGAACTCCCAACTCCAGGATAAGCAGGCACTGGGGTTCCAGGATCGATTTTGACGATGAAGGGCATGTATACTTTTCCATAGGAGATCGGGCAGATCGGGATACCAACCCCCAGGATATTACTCGGGATGGTGGTAAGATCTACAGGCTTAATCTGGACGGCAGTATTCCCTCAGACAACCCCTTCGTAGGAGAAGCAGGTGTCAAAGAAGCTATTTATTCCTATGGCCACCGAAACCCTCAGGGCATGGCAAGGCATCCCGAAACCGGGCAGATCTGGACGCACGAGCACGGGCCCAAAGGTGGGGATGAGGTAAATGTTATTCAAGCTGGAAAGAATTACGGCTGGCCGGTGATCTCATATGGGGTCAACTATAGTGGCAGCAGGTTTACCGATATCACCAAAAAAGAGGGCATGGAACAGCCTATTTACTACTGGGTGCCCTCCATTGCCCCCTGCGGAATGGATTTTGTGACCGGAGATAGATATCCTGATTGGAAAGGAGATCTGCTGGTAGGTTCACTGAAATTCAACTATGTAGAGCTTTTGCGCTTAGATGGCGACCGGGTGATCGGTCGTGAAAAGATCGCCGAGGACATCGGACGAGTCCGCAATGTGCGCATGGGACCGGATGGTTATATTTACATCGGCGTTGAAGGCCAAGCCATCCTGCGCATTGAACCCAAATCCTGA